In Sulfitobacter albidus, the following proteins share a genomic window:
- a CDS encoding CoA pyrophosphatase translates to MDHRIDHFRARLAQTGIGSSDFDLNPDTVLPEGRKLRPAGVLAPIVRNGDALSLLLTKRSAALKHHPGQIAFPGGKQDESDADVIAAALREAHEEIGLHPDNVEVLGTLAPHETVTSFSVTPVIGVVKSPFDIVPEPGEVEEVFAVPLDHVLDPANYIVESRRWRGQKRHYFVVPYGPYYIWGATARMLRAWSETLQN, encoded by the coding sequence GTGGACCACAGGATCGACCATTTTCGCGCGCGCCTGGCGCAGACCGGTATTGGCTCGTCTGACTTTGATCTGAACCCCGACACCGTTCTGCCAGAAGGGCGCAAGCTGCGCCCAGCCGGTGTGCTTGCCCCGATTGTGCGGAACGGTGATGCGCTGTCGCTGCTGCTGACCAAACGCTCTGCCGCGTTGAAACACCATCCCGGCCAGATCGCCTTCCCCGGTGGCAAGCAAGACGAGAGCGATGCGGATGTGATCGCCGCCGCCCTGCGCGAAGCGCATGAGGAAATCGGCCTGCATCCCGACAATGTCGAGGTGCTTGGCACGCTGGCGCCGCATGAAACCGTCACCAGCTTTTCCGTTACCCCTGTGATCGGTGTGGTCAAATCGCCGTTCGATATCGTGCCTGAGCCCGGCGAGGTCGAAGAAGTCTTTGCCGTGCCGCTCGATCACGTACTCGATCCCGCGAACTATATCGTGGAATCCCGGCGCTGGCGCGGGCAGAAACGCCACTATTTTGTTGTGCCATACGGTCCCTACTACATCTGGGGCGCGACCGCGCGTATGTTGCGGGCATGGTCCGAGACTCTTCAGAATTGA
- a CDS encoding PP2C family protein-serine/threonine phosphatase, which produces MLTPAQCSSDPIPALHEGAIRHVLVVDDSRLQRKILTASLTRWGFQVTEAASGDEALDKICALRPDLVLSDWVMPGMSGPELCRRVRADAEAPYCYFILLTTKSEKAEVAHGLDSGADDFLTKPVDSNELRARITAGERLLELQRNMAMSNRALSETLDELQRLHDHIDKDLQEAKRLQQSLIRERFRQFDAGNLSLMLRSSGHVGGDLVGFFDAGADHLGLFAIDVSGHGISSALMTARLAGYLSSAAPDQNVALERDARGALRPRAPDLVVAEMNDLVLDEMETEHYFTLLLGHVALGTGRVTLCQAGHPHPAVQRRDGRIDHFGPGGFPVGLLSGVQFEAFEFDLTPGDRMLILSDGVTECPGPDGALLEEEGLTDLMNSLREVSGPPFLEALIWKLTEFNGSDDFPDDVSAILFEYAPQPKA; this is translated from the coding sequence ATGCTGACCCCTGCACAGTGCTCTTCAGACCCAATCCCCGCCCTGCACGAGGGTGCGATCCGCCATGTGCTGGTGGTTGATGACAGCCGTCTGCAGCGCAAGATCCTGACGGCATCCCTGACCCGTTGGGGGTTTCAAGTGACCGAGGCTGCCTCGGGCGATGAGGCGCTGGACAAGATTTGTGCGTTGCGCCCGGATCTGGTGCTCAGCGATTGGGTCATGCCGGGGATGAGCGGACCTGAACTGTGTCGCCGCGTGCGCGCGGATGCGGAGGCACCCTATTGCTACTTCATCCTGCTGACCACCAAATCAGAAAAGGCGGAGGTCGCGCACGGTCTCGACAGCGGGGCCGATGATTTCCTGACCAAACCCGTCGATAGCAACGAACTGCGTGCGCGCATTACCGCAGGGGAACGACTGCTGGAATTGCAGCGCAATATGGCCATGAGCAATCGCGCGCTTAGCGAGACGCTTGATGAGTTGCAGCGCCTGCACGACCACATCGACAAGGACCTCCAAGAAGCGAAACGTCTGCAACAGAGCCTCATTCGCGAACGATTTCGCCAATTCGACGCCGGGAATCTATCGTTGATGCTCCGTTCGTCGGGTCATGTGGGGGGCGATCTTGTCGGCTTTTTCGACGCGGGCGCCGATCATCTGGGGCTCTTTGCGATTGATGTCTCCGGCCACGGGATCAGCTCTGCGCTGATGACGGCGCGTCTTGCGGGTTATCTTTCCAGTGCGGCGCCCGATCAGAATGTGGCGTTGGAGCGTGACGCACGGGGCGCCCTGCGCCCGCGTGCGCCCGACCTCGTCGTGGCCGAAATGAATGATCTTGTGCTCGACGAGATGGAGACAGAGCATTATTTTACTCTGTTGCTGGGCCATGTCGCGCTGGGCACCGGCCGGGTGACCCTGTGTCAGGCTGGCCACCCGCATCCGGCGGTGCAGCGTCGCGACGGGCGGATCGACCATTTTGGTCCCGGCGGTTTTCCCGTGGGTCTGCTGTCAGGGGTGCAGTTCGAAGCGTTCGAATTCGATCTGACGCCCGGTGACCGCATGCTGATCCTGTCCGACGGTGTGACCGAATGTCCTGGCCCCGATGGCGCCCTGCTTGAGGAAGAGGGCCTCACCGACCTGATGAACTCCCTCAGGGAGGTGTCTGGCCCGCCGTTTCTGGAAGCACTGATCTGGAAACTGACGGAGTTCAATGGCAGCGACGATTTCCCCGACGATGTTTCCGCCATTCTGTTTGAATACGCGCCTCAGCCAAAGGCATAG
- a CDS encoding Hpt domain-containing protein: MIDWDRIKSLQDEIGPEVFPDIVTLFIDEVSETIGRLRDTPDLETLGADLHMLKGSAMNLGFTSFSELCQSGESRAMEGRAEEIAIAPILESFEESKLVFLAGLENGQGR, encoded by the coding sequence ATGATTGATTGGGATCGGATCAAAAGCTTGCAGGACGAAATCGGGCCGGAGGTATTTCCCGATATTGTCACCCTGTTTATCGATGAGGTGTCCGAAACGATAGGGCGCCTGCGCGATACGCCTGATCTGGAAACGCTGGGCGCGGATCTGCACATGCTGAAAGGGTCGGCGATGAACCTCGGCTTCACCAGTTTTTCGGAGCTGTGCCAGAGCGGTGAAAGCCGCGCGATGGAGGGGCGTGCCGAAGAAATCGCCATCGCCCCGATCCTGGAAAGCTTTGAGGAGTCAAAGCTGGTCTTTCTCGCGGGTCTTGAGAATGGGCAGGGCCGTTAA
- a CDS encoding Hsp33 family molecular chaperone HslO, whose amino-acid sequence MTDAPITDWDDTVLPFQLDASDIRGRIARLDTALGGILEQHDYPPQVEALVAEMALLTALIGQTIKLRWKLSLQVQSKGPVRMIATDYYGPEKEGGPARIRGYASFDRDKLTDGAPIDQIGEGYFAVMIDQGKGMTPYQGIAPLVGGSLAKAAEAYFAQSEQLPTRFELSFGKSTEAGGEEHWRGGGVMLQHMPKASPFAAQGEGSGEVLQAEDLVQGDERENWNRANILLDTVDDLELIGPSLEPSGVLLRLFHEERPRVYDRQRVHFGCTCSEDRVRQSLSIYSAADIETMTTDEGEVTADCQFCGAHYVLDPKSVGFEAETS is encoded by the coding sequence ATGACAGACGCCCCCATCACCGACTGGGACGATACGGTCCTGCCCTTTCAGCTCGATGCCTCCGACATTCGTGGCCGCATCGCGCGGCTTGATACGGCACTGGGCGGAATCCTTGAACAGCACGATTACCCGCCGCAGGTCGAGGCGTTGGTGGCTGAGATGGCATTGCTCACCGCGCTGATCGGCCAGACGATCAAGCTGCGGTGGAAGCTGTCGTTGCAGGTGCAGTCAAAGGGGCCCGTGCGCATGATCGCGACCGATTACTACGGTCCGGAAAAGGAGGGTGGTCCCGCCCGTATCCGTGGCTACGCCAGCTTTGACCGGGACAAGCTGACCGATGGCGCGCCCATCGACCAGATCGGTGAGGGGTATTTTGCGGTGATGATCGACCAAGGCAAGGGCATGACACCCTATCAAGGGATCGCGCCGCTGGTCGGTGGCAGTCTCGCAAAAGCTGCCGAAGCGTATTTTGCCCAGTCCGAACAGCTGCCAACACGGTTTGAACTCAGCTTTGGCAAATCCACCGAAGCGGGCGGCGAGGAACACTGGCGTGGCGGTGGTGTTATGCTGCAGCACATGCCAAAAGCGTCGCCATTTGCCGCCCAGGGGGAGGGCAGCGGCGAGGTTCTGCAAGCCGAGGATCTGGTGCAGGGCGACGAGCGGGAGAACTGGAACCGCGCCAACATCCTGCTCGACACCGTCGACGATCTTGAGCTCATCGGCCCTTCGCTTGAGCCGTCCGGCGTGCTGCTGCGGTTGTTTCACGAAGAACGCCCGCGCGTTTACGATCGCCAGCGCGTACACTTTGGCTGCACCTGTTCCGAGGACCGCGTCCGGCAAAGCCTGTCGATCTATTCCGCCGCCGATATCGAGACGATGACCACGGACGAGGGCGAGGTCACCGCAGACTGCCAGTTCTGCGGCGCACATTACGTGTTGGATCCCAAATCCGTCGGGTTCGAGGCCGAGACATCCTGA
- a CDS encoding DUF7282 domain-containing protein, with protein MKTFITAALALTLSAGIASAAGHATPMVEAANQDVSNGVVSASKVVAAENGWLVVHRTDAEMKPGPVVAYAPLRAGETADVAAILQEEVASGDMLMLMVHAEQGGTATGVFEYTLGAKEDGPIRIDDKLVMTVITAD; from the coding sequence ATGAAGACGTTTATCACAGCTGCCCTCGCCCTTACCCTGTCCGCTGGTATCGCCAGCGCCGCCGGTCACGCCACACCGATGGTTGAAGCGGCCAATCAGGACGTCTCGAACGGCGTCGTAAGCGCCTCCAAGGTTGTTGCTGCCGAAAACGGCTGGCTGGTGGTCCACCGGACCGACGCCGAGATGAAACCGGGCCCCGTCGTCGCCTACGCGCCGCTGCGTGCCGGTGAAACCGCCGACGTCGCCGCCATCCTGCAGGAAGAGGTCGCATCGGGTGACATGCTGATGCTGATGGTTCACGCGGAACAGGGCGGCACGGCAACCGGCGTGTTCGAATACACTCTCGGTGCGAAGGAAGACGGCCCGATCCGCATTGATGACAAGCTGGTAATGACCGTCATTACCGCCGATTAA
- the ilvA gene encoding threonine ammonia-lyase IlvA, with the protein MSEDFQMAAIAATRAMRGVFPATPLLRNEMLSERYDADIWLKREDLSPVRSYKLRGAFNAMRKRVAEQSLFVCASAGNHAQGVAFMCSHFGVRGVIFMPVTTPQQKIQKTKMFGGDNIEVRLVGDYFDLCLKAAQAFCAEEGAYFLSPFDDDDVIEGQASVAVEIEDQLGALPDHIILPVGGGGLSAGMRGFFGDRCGWTYVEPTAAPSLDAALQAGAPVDLSPIGNFVDGAAVAKIGARTFEWLRDVPRESVVHLSDDRICTTIVEMLNVEGIVLEPAGAMSINVLDEVREVIRGKTAVCVATGGNFDFERLPEVKERAQRYSGLIKYFILRLPQRPGALKDFLNLLGPQDNITRFEYMKKSARNFGSVLIGIETDDPGNFAPMFAAMDDAGFTYTDITNDETVAQFVI; encoded by the coding sequence ATGAGCGAAGACTTCCAGATGGCGGCAATTGCCGCGACCCGTGCGATGCGCGGGGTGTTCCCCGCGACACCTCTGTTGCGCAACGAGATGTTGTCGGAGCGGTACGACGCCGACATCTGGCTCAAGCGCGAAGACCTCAGCCCGGTGCGATCCTACAAGCTGCGCGGCGCGTTCAACGCCATGCGCAAGCGTGTGGCGGAGCAATCGCTGTTTGTCTGCGCCAGTGCGGGCAATCACGCGCAGGGCGTTGCGTTCATGTGCAGCCATTTTGGTGTACGCGGTGTGATCTTCATGCCGGTGACGACGCCGCAGCAAAAGATTCAGAAAACCAAGATGTTCGGCGGCGACAATATCGAAGTCCGTCTGGTCGGTGACTATTTCGACTTATGCCTCAAGGCCGCGCAGGCCTTTTGCGCGGAGGAAGGTGCGTACTTCCTGTCGCCCTTCGACGACGACGACGTGATCGAGGGGCAGGCCTCCGTCGCGGTGGAGATAGAGGATCAGTTGGGCGCTTTGCCAGATCATATTATCCTGCCCGTGGGTGGGGGCGGATTGTCTGCCGGGATGCGCGGGTTTTTCGGGGATCGCTGTGGCTGGACCTACGTTGAGCCAACGGCGGCGCCCTCTCTTGATGCCGCGTTGCAAGCGGGTGCGCCGGTCGATCTGTCGCCCATCGGGAATTTTGTCGACGGCGCCGCAGTCGCCAAGATCGGCGCGCGCACCTTTGAATGGTTGCGCGACGTGCCGCGCGAAAGCGTCGTGCACCTAAGCGATGACCGTATCTGCACCACCATCGTCGAAATGCTTAATGTCGAGGGCATCGTGCTTGAACCCGCAGGCGCGATGAGTATCAACGTGCTCGACGAGGTGCGCGAGGTCATCAGGGGCAAAACGGCTGTCTGCGTTGCCACCGGAGGCAATTTCGATTTCGAACGTCTGCCGGAAGTGAAGGAACGCGCCCAGCGCTACTCCGGCCTGATCAAATATTTCATCCTGCGCCTGCCGCAGCGCCCCGGCGCGCTCAAGGATTTCCTCAATCTGCTGGGTCCGCAGGACAATATCACCCGATTTGAGTACATGAAGAAATCGGCGCGCAACTTCGGCTCGGTCCTGATCGGGATCGAAACCGACGATCCCGGCAACTTTGCCCCGATGTTCGCGGCGATGGATGACGCCGGGTTTACCTATACAGATATCACCAATGATGAGACCGTGGCCCAGTTCGTCATCTAG
- a CDS encoding ribokinase, which yields MIWNLGSINIDKFYGVTHHPAGGETLAAHSFSEGLGGKGANMSVAVARAAAPVSHIGAIGREGRWTRDRLLEYGVDTPHIHEIDVPTGHANIVVDAEGENTIVLFQGANVRLTESMIGAALSEASAGDILLMQNETNGQEYASHTAQKLGLRVAYAAAPFDADAVARLVDRIDIMVLNAIEAAQLEEATGAPLLALGIRDVVVTLGADGCKWISDQGERAFEAYPAQPVDTTGAGDTFTGYLLAGLDRGLGMEVSIDLALKAGTLMVMRHGTADVIPDLKEIQDHFGL from the coding sequence ATGATCTGGAACCTCGGCTCGATCAATATCGACAAGTTCTATGGCGTCACGCACCACCCGGCGGGCGGCGAAACCCTCGCCGCGCACAGCTTTTCCGAAGGGTTGGGCGGTAAGGGTGCAAACATGTCTGTGGCAGTCGCCCGCGCGGCTGCGCCGGTATCCCACATCGGCGCAATCGGGCGAGAGGGGCGCTGGACCCGTGACCGGCTGTTGGAATACGGGGTCGACACGCCGCATATTCACGAGATTGACGTGCCGACGGGCCACGCGAATATCGTCGTGGACGCCGAGGGCGAGAATACGATCGTGCTGTTTCAGGGCGCCAACGTGCGGCTGACCGAATCCATGATCGGTGCGGCCCTTTCAGAGGCGTCGGCAGGCGATATCCTCTTGATGCAGAACGAGACGAATGGGCAGGAATACGCGTCCCATACCGCGCAAAAACTCGGCCTGCGGGTCGCCTATGCGGCGGCTCCGTTTGATGCGGACGCAGTCGCGCGGTTGGTGGACCGCATCGACATCATGGTTCTCAACGCGATCGAGGCCGCACAGCTGGAGGAAGCGACCGGCGCGCCCCTTTTGGCGCTGGGTATCCGCGACGTGGTGGTGACGTTGGGGGCCGACGGATGCAAATGGATCTCGGATCAAGGCGAGCGGGCATTTGAGGCCTATCCCGCGCAGCCCGTTGATACGACGGGCGCAGGAGACACCTTTACCGGTTATCTGCTCGCCGGTCTGGACAGGGGGCTCGGGATGGAGGTGTCGATTGATCTGGCGCTCAAGGCGGGCACGCTCATGGTCATGCGCCACGGCACGGCAGATGTGATCCCGGACCTCAAGGAGATCCAGGATCACTTTGGCCTTTAG
- a CDS encoding SDR family NAD(P)-dependent oxidoreductase, whose translation MDISGKSMVITGGASGIGAALALRAAGAGARVCIADLNLNAAQTLAQEIGGIAVVCDVSQEAQIIAAIGAAEKLHGPVDIFVSNAGLGRGDPSHAASAPDADWMLNWNVHVMAHVWAARALLPAMIARGSGYFVNVASAAGLLNQIGDAAYSATKHAAVSFAESLKITHEADGIGVSVVCPQYVATPLIGLGDRDAAGNLLTADQVAQTVWQGVADETFVILPHPDVGKYNALRGADPARWIKGMQMLRAKALAEQGGIEVSSFYKLV comes from the coding sequence ATGGACATCAGCGGCAAAAGCATGGTCATCACCGGGGGCGCGTCGGGCATTGGCGCCGCGCTCGCCCTCCGTGCGGCGGGGGCCGGTGCGCGGGTTTGTATCGCGGATCTGAACCTCAATGCGGCCCAAACGCTGGCACAAGAGATCGGCGGCATCGCCGTCGTCTGCGATGTTTCGCAAGAGGCACAAATCATCGCGGCGATTGGCGCCGCTGAAAAACTACACGGGCCGGTGGACATATTTGTCTCAAACGCCGGTTTAGGGCGCGGAGATCCCTCCCACGCGGCGTCCGCGCCGGATGCCGATTGGATGCTGAACTGGAACGTGCACGTCATGGCCCATGTCTGGGCCGCGCGGGCGCTGCTGCCCGCGATGATCGCGCGGGGTTCGGGGTATTTCGTGAATGTCGCCTCTGCCGCGGGGCTGCTCAACCAGATCGGCGATGCGGCCTATTCCGCGACCAAACACGCCGCCGTCAGCTTTGCCGAATCGCTCAAGATCACCCATGAGGCGGACGGCATCGGCGTGTCGGTCGTGTGTCCGCAATATGTCGCCACGCCGCTGATCGGTCTGGGTGACCGGGATGCGGCGGGCAATCTGCTGACTGCCGATCAGGTGGCGCAGACGGTCTGGCAGGGTGTTGCCGACGAAACCTTCGTCATCCTGCCGCACCCTGATGTGGGCAAATACAACGCCCTGCGCGGGGCCGATCCGGCGCGCTGGATCAAGGGCATGCAGATGCTGCGCGCAAAGGCACTGGCAGAGCAGGGCGGGATCGAGGTCTCAAGCTTTTACAAGCTGGTTTAA
- a CDS encoding NUDIX domain-containing protein, producing the protein MIRRIGPPPLPSQRYIRRPGAYAILPLKGRFLLTAETGNGIDIQLPGGGIDPGESPVQALHREVREELGWTIARPRRLGAFRRFVYMPEYDLWAEKICHVYVAHPVRQIHAPTEPLHETLVLSADDAIAVLGNEGDQMFMTRYAFG; encoded by the coding sequence ATGATCCGCCGTATCGGACCGCCACCGCTGCCATCGCAGCGCTATATCCGCAGGCCGGGCGCCTACGCGATCCTGCCGTTGAAAGGTCGGTTCCTGCTGACGGCTGAAACCGGCAACGGCATCGATATCCAGCTTCCCGGTGGCGGGATCGATCCGGGCGAAAGCCCGGTTCAGGCCCTGCACCGCGAAGTGCGCGAAGAGCTTGGCTGGACAATTGCACGACCCCGACGCCTGGGCGCCTTCAGACGTTTTGTCTATATGCCGGAATACGATCTGTGGGCCGAGAAGATCTGCCATGTCTACGTGGCGCATCCCGTGCGCCAGATCCACGCCCCGACAGAGCCGCTGCACGAAACGCTCGTGCTGTCCGCGGATGACGCCATCGCGGTTCTGGGCAACGAGGGCGACCAAATGTTCATGACGCGCTATGCCTTTGGCTGA
- a CDS encoding HAD family hydrolase, with product MRIAMWSGPRNLSTAMMYAFGNRADMQIMDEPFYAAYLAQTRADHPMRAEILAAHDCDPLSVANRCAVQGAPHLYMKHMPHHMLPGFPLEWAEGCVNVHLIRHPARVIASYAAKREAPSLADIGFVQQTALFERLGGVVIDSADIREDPEGMLRALCAAIGIPFDPAMLHWRAGPRPQDGVWARHWYNAVHKSTGFAAAEGPLPDVGEELRPILAAALPHYEGLHRQRLSP from the coding sequence ATGCGCATCGCAATGTGGTCCGGGCCACGCAATCTGAGCACGGCGATGATGTACGCCTTTGGTAACCGGGCGGACATGCAGATCATGGATGAACCCTTCTATGCTGCCTATCTGGCGCAAACCAGGGCGGATCATCCAATGCGCGCGGAAATCCTTGCGGCACACGATTGCGATCCGCTTAGCGTGGCCAATCGCTGCGCGGTACAGGGCGCGCCACATCTCTACATGAAACACATGCCGCACCACATGCTCCCCGGTTTTCCGCTGGAATGGGCAGAGGGATGCGTGAATGTGCATCTGATCCGCCATCCTGCCCGTGTGATTGCAAGCTACGCAGCCAAGCGCGAAGCGCCGAGCCTTGCCGATATCGGCTTTGTCCAGCAAACCGCGCTGTTCGAGCGGCTGGGTGGGGTCGTGATCGACAGCGCCGATATCCGTGAGGATCCCGAGGGGATGTTGCGCGCGCTCTGTGCGGCGATCGGCATCCCCTTTGATCCTGCAATGCTGCACTGGCGCGCTGGTCCGCGTCCGCAGGACGGTGTCTGGGCGCGCCACTGGTATAACGCCGTGCACAAGAGCACCGGTTTTGCCGCAGCCGAAGGCCCTTTGCCTGATGTAGGCGAGGAACTGCGTCCAATCCTTGCAGCCGCGCTGCCGCACTACGAAGGGTTACACCGTCAGCGGCTTTCCCCGTGA
- a CDS encoding argininosuccinate synthase — protein sequence MSAPKKVVLAYSGGLDTSIILKWLQTEYGCEVVTFTADLGQGEELEPARAKAEMMGASEIYIEDVREEFVRDFVFPMFRANALYEGLYLLGTSIARPLISKRLVEIAAETGADAVAHGATGKGNDQVRFELAAYALNPDIKVIAPWREWDLSSRTKLLEFAEQNQIPVAKDKRGEAPFSVDANLLHTSSEGKVLEDPAEPAPDYVYQRTVAPEDAPDTPEFIEVGFERGDAVSINGEAMSPATILTKLNELGGKHGIGRLDFVENRFVGMKSRGIYETPGGTVLLEAHRGIEQITLDSGAGHLKDSLMPRYAELIYNGFWFSPEREMLQAAIDKSQEHVTGTVRLKLYKGAATCVGRWSDHSLYSEAHVTFEDDAGAYDQKDAAGFIQLNALRLKLLAARNRRMK from the coding sequence ATGTCCGCGCCCAAGAAAGTCGTGCTCGCCTATTCCGGCGGTCTTGATACCTCGATCATCCTGAAGTGGCTGCAAACCGAATATGGCTGCGAGGTCGTGACCTTTACCGCCGATCTGGGACAGGGCGAAGAGCTGGAGCCAGCGCGCGCCAAGGCCGAGATGATGGGCGCGTCCGAGATCTATATCGAGGACGTGCGCGAGGAATTCGTGCGTGACTTCGTGTTCCCGATGTTCCGCGCCAATGCGCTTTATGAGGGTCTGTATCTGCTGGGCACCTCGATCGCGCGACCGCTGATTTCCAAACGTCTGGTCGAGATCGCGGCAGAGACCGGCGCCGACGCCGTGGCCCACGGCGCAACCGGTAAGGGCAACGATCAGGTCCGCTTTGAACTCGCCGCCTACGCGCTCAACCCCGACATCAAGGTGATCGCGCCCTGGCGGGAGTGGGATTTGTCCAGCCGGACCAAACTGCTGGAATTCGCGGAGCAAAACCAGATCCCCGTCGCCAAGGACAAGCGCGGCGAGGCCCCGTTTTCGGTGGATGCCAACCTGCTGCACACCTCCTCCGAGGGCAAAGTGCTGGAAGATCCGGCAGAACCCGCGCCTGATTACGTCTACCAGCGCACGGTTGCCCCCGAAGATGCGCCGGACACGCCCGAATTCATCGAAGTCGGCTTCGAGCGCGGCGATGCCGTGTCGATCAATGGCGAAGCGATGAGCCCTGCGACGATCCTGACCAAGCTTAACGAGCTGGGCGGCAAACACGGGATCGGGCGTCTGGATTTTGTCGAAAACCGATTTGTAGGGATGAAATCGCGCGGCATCTACGAGACGCCGGGCGGCACCGTCCTTCTGGAAGCGCACCGCGGGATCGAACAGATCACACTGGATTCGGGCGCGGGCCACCTCAAGGACAGCCTGATGCCGCGCTACGCTGAGCTGATCTATAACGGTTTCTGGTTCTCGCCAGAGCGTGAGATGCTGCAGGCCGCCATCGACAAGAGCCAGGAGCACGTCACCGGCACGGTGCGTCTGAAACTCTACAAAGGGGCGGCGACCTGCGTGGGTCGCTGGTCGGATCACAGTCTCTATTCCGAGGCGCATGTGACGTTCGAGGACGACGCCGGCGCTTACGATCAAAAAGACGCGGCAGGCTTTATCCAGTTGAATGCACTGCGTCTGAAGCTGCTGGCGGCGCGCAATCGCCGGATGAAATAA
- the msrA gene encoding peptide-methionine (S)-S-oxide reductase MsrA: MMTFTNFKTIALATLIVVGLMTQANESRAAGTETITVAGGCFWCVEADFEKVEGVTDAVSGYTGGAAAEPTYKEVTGGGTGHYEAVQITFDPGVISAGKILDLFFRSVDPTDAGGQFCDRGESYRTAIFATDAQMEAAAKAKADAQTALGQDIVTPILDAQTFYPAEEYHQDYYKGTKLVLTRFGPKRQASAYKAYREACGRDQRVKQLWGSAAPFAS; encoded by the coding sequence ATGATGACATTCACGAATTTCAAGACGATCGCCCTTGCCACACTGATCGTCGTTGGTCTGATGACCCAGGCGAACGAAAGCCGCGCGGCCGGTACCGAAACAATTACCGTCGCCGGTGGATGTTTCTGGTGCGTGGAGGCTGATTTCGAAAAGGTCGAGGGCGTCACGGATGCAGTGTCCGGCTATACCGGCGGCGCGGCCGCGGAACCTACCTACAAGGAGGTTACCGGGGGCGGCACCGGCCATTACGAGGCCGTACAGATCACCTTTGACCCCGGCGTGATCAGCGCGGGGAAGATCCTTGATCTCTTCTTCCGCTCCGTCGATCCAACGGACGCGGGCGGGCAGTTCTGCGATCGTGGCGAAAGCTATCGCACCGCGATTTTTGCGACCGACGCACAAATGGAAGCTGCCGCAAAAGCCAAGGCAGATGCGCAGACCGCCCTTGGCCAGGACATCGTGACGCCAATTCTGGATGCGCAAACCTTCTATCCCGCTGAGGAATATCATCAGGATTACTACAAGGGGACCAAGCTGGTCCTGACCCGGTTTGGCCCAAAACGGCAGGCGTCAGCCTACAAGGCTTACCGCGAGGCTTGCGGGCGCGATCAGCGTGTCAAACAGCTCTGGGGCAGTGCTGCGCCCTTCGCAAGCTAA